One window from the genome of Sphingomicrobium arenosum encodes:
- a CDS encoding DUF938 domain-containing protein has protein sequence MSEPSLPPYVMADLGTEARREAPAATRNVAPIIAVLERWLPTSGLVLETSSGTGQHARAFAEHFAHLDWQPSDIDPAALASIAAWREGGPDNLLAPVEIDAGEPEWPVRKAAAILSINMAHIAPWTATLGLLDGAARLLPPGAPLIFYGPWLAEEVEAAPSNLAFDESLRSRDRHWGLRKVETLAVAAGKRGLDLAERVDMPANNFMLRLERRA, from the coding sequence ATGAGCGAGCCGTCGCTGCCGCCCTATGTGATGGCCGACCTTGGCACAGAGGCACGGCGCGAGGCACCCGCCGCGACGCGCAATGTCGCGCCTATTATCGCGGTGCTCGAGCGCTGGCTGCCGACAAGCGGGCTGGTGCTCGAGACGTCGAGCGGGACGGGGCAGCATGCGCGCGCCTTTGCCGAGCATTTCGCGCATCTCGACTGGCAGCCCTCGGACATCGACCCGGCGGCGCTGGCCTCGATTGCGGCATGGCGCGAGGGCGGGCCGGACAATCTGCTGGCACCGGTCGAGATCGACGCTGGCGAGCCCGAATGGCCGGTGCGCAAGGCGGCGGCGATCCTGTCGATCAACATGGCCCATATTGCGCCGTGGACCGCGACGCTGGGGCTGCTCGACGGCGCGGCGCGATTACTGCCGCCGGGAGCGCCGCTCATTTTCTACGGACCATGGCTGGCGGAGGAGGTGGAGGCGGCGCCGAGCAACCTCGCCTTCGATGAGAGCCTGCGGTCGCGCGATCGGCACTGGGGGCTGCGCAAGGTCGAGACGCTGGCGGTGGCGGCGGGCAAGCGCGGCCTCGATCTTGCCGAGCGGGTCGACATGCCCGCCAACAATTTCATGCTGCGGTTGGAACGGCGCGCCTGA
- a CDS encoding ABA4-like family protein has protein sequence MDWETLFGVVVAGVFIPWLVLIVGPRGPKTHALIFYLGIGLLALIYSVVIVTMQFGATGIDWESLGTIEGVRGLFASDAGVTLGWVHYLTFDLFVGQWIAKDADHKLVSRWVQGPILFLVLFAGPLGLFLWMVIRERRARAMAGLRSRA, from the coding sequence ATGGATTGGGAAACGCTGTTCGGCGTGGTCGTCGCCGGGGTCTTCATTCCCTGGCTCGTGCTGATTGTCGGCCCGCGCGGGCCCAAGACCCATGCGCTCATTTTCTATCTCGGCATCGGACTACTCGCGCTCATCTACTCGGTCGTCATCGTGACGATGCAATTCGGCGCGACCGGGATCGACTGGGAATCGCTCGGCACGATCGAGGGCGTGCGCGGGCTGTTCGCGAGCGATGCGGGCGTGACGCTCGGCTGGGTGCATTATCTCACCTTCGACCTGTTCGTCGGCCAGTGGATCGCCAAGGATGCCGATCACAAGCTGGTCAGTCGCTGGGTGCAGGGGCCGATCCTGTTCCTCGTGCTGTTCGCCGGGCCGCTCGGCCTGTTCCTATGGATGGTGATCCGCGAGCGCCGCGCACGGGCGATGGCGGGGCTACGCTCGCGGGCATGA
- the gcvPB gene encoding aminomethyl-transferring glycine dehydrogenase subunit GcvPB, translating into MSEVNASGWKPGTPVDGHNAMSGPDTTTGNRALMLEEPLIFEIGDSVTTGVDFDFAGKLDLAGVEQPSAPTPASETTSRLGGFERKGAIGLPGLSEPSTIRHYTRLSRQNYAIDLGLFPLGSCTMKHNPRLNEKIARMPGFADVHPLQPVDTVRGALEVVNELAHWLIKLTGMHGVAMSPKAGAHGELCGILCIRAALEAKGDAREVILVPESAHGTNPATAAFAGYAIENIPANSDGRIDLDALKARLGPDVAGVMITNPSTLGLFERDLKAISDAVHDAGGYVYCDGANFNAIVGKVRPGDLGVDAMHINLHKTFSTPHGGGGPGSGPVVLSEALSPFAPLPYTARTEDGVVHLVEEETADSFAEEHFGKRLHSFGRMTAFHGQMGMFTRALAYILSHGADGLKQVAEDAVLNANYLLRSLEDVLDAPFAHSGPCMHEALFSDKGFEEGLSTLDLAKALIDEGYHPMTMYFPLVVHGAMLVEPTETESKATLDQFIAALRSVAERAKAGDESMKAAPYYAPRRRLDETQAARKPVLAWKGEAGEVPGMIAARSEVGGR; encoded by the coding sequence ATGAGCGAGGTCAATGCATCGGGCTGGAAGCCCGGCACGCCCGTCGACGGGCATAATGCCATGAGCGGGCCCGACACGACGACGGGCAATCGCGCGCTGATGCTCGAAGAACCGCTCATCTTCGAGATCGGCGACAGCGTGACCACCGGTGTCGATTTCGATTTCGCCGGCAAGCTCGATCTGGCGGGCGTGGAACAGCCTTCCGCGCCGACGCCGGCCTCCGAAACGACCAGTCGCCTCGGCGGCTTCGAGCGCAAAGGGGCGATCGGCCTGCCGGGGCTGAGCGAGCCGTCGACCATTCGCCATTATACGCGCCTGTCGCGCCAGAATTACGCCATCGACCTCGGCCTATTCCCCCTCGGCAGCTGCACGATGAAGCATAATCCGCGATTGAATGAGAAGATCGCGCGAATGCCGGGCTTTGCCGACGTCCACCCGCTCCAGCCGGTCGACACCGTGCGCGGCGCCTTGGAGGTCGTCAACGAACTGGCGCATTGGCTGATCAAGCTGACCGGGATGCACGGCGTCGCGATGAGCCCCAAGGCGGGGGCGCATGGCGAACTGTGCGGTATCCTGTGCATCCGTGCGGCCCTCGAAGCCAAGGGCGATGCGCGCGAGGTCATCCTCGTGCCCGAAAGCGCGCATGGGACCAACCCCGCCACCGCGGCCTTCGCGGGCTATGCCATCGAGAATATCCCCGCCAACAGCGACGGGCGTATCGATCTCGACGCGCTGAAGGCACGGCTCGGCCCTGATGTCGCGGGCGTGATGATTACCAACCCCTCGACGCTCGGCCTGTTCGAACGCGACCTGAAGGCGATCAGCGACGCCGTCCACGACGCGGGCGGCTACGTCTATTGCGACGGCGCCAATTTCAACGCCATCGTCGGCAAGGTTCGCCCCGGCGACCTTGGCGTCGACGCGATGCACATCAATTTACACAAGACCTTCTCCACCCCGCATGGCGGCGGTGGGCCGGGTTCGGGGCCGGTGGTGCTGTCGGAGGCGCTGAGCCCCTTTGCGCCGCTGCCCTATACCGCGCGGACCGAGGACGGGGTGGTTCACCTCGTCGAAGAGGAAACAGCCGACAGCTTCGCCGAGGAGCATTTCGGCAAGCGGCTCCACAGCTTCGGGCGCATGACGGCTTTCCACGGCCAGATGGGCATGTTCACCCGCGCCCTCGCCTATATCCTCAGCCATGGCGCCGATGGATTGAAGCAGGTCGCCGAGGATGCGGTCCTCAACGCCAATTACCTGCTGCGCAGCCTCGAGGACGTCCTCGACGCGCCTTTCGCCCATTCCGGACCGTGCATGCACGAGGCGCTGTTCAGCGACAAAGGGTTCGAGGAAGGGTTGTCGACGCTCGACCTTGCCAAGGCACTGATCGACGAGGGCTATCACCCGATGACCATGTATTTTCCGCTGGTGGTGCATGGCGCGATGCTGGTGGAGCCGACCGAAACCGAGAGCAAGGCGACGCTCGACCAGTTCATCGCTGCGCTGCGCAGCGTCGCGGAGCGGGCCAAGGCGGGAGATGAAAGCATGAAGGCCGCGCCTTATTATGCACCGCGCCGCCGCCTCGACGAGACGCAAGCCGCGCGCAAGCCCGTGCTTGCGTGGAAGGGCGAGGCTGGCGAGGTGCCCGGCATGATCGCTGCGCGTAGCGAGGTGGGAGGCCGGTAA
- the gcvPA gene encoding aminomethyl-transferring glycine dehydrogenase subunit GcvPA: MRYLPLNEADRAAMLEKVGATTIDDLFIDVPEEARLDGPIHGLPMHASEMAVEKHMRRLSKKNLAAADAPFFLGAGAYRHHVPASVDHIIQRGEFLTAYTPYQPEIAQGTLQMLFEFQSQVARLYGCAVANASMYDGSTACWEAVAMASRIARGKKRKVVLSGALHPHYAEVVRTMAKFTDDEIAGAPPSLTARPDDDGLIARIDEDTSCVVVQYPDILGRIPDVARIAEAAHEKGALLIVVNTEPVALGAIEAPGNLGADIVVGEGQAIGVGLQFGGPYLGLFAVRDEKHVRMMPGRLCGETVDAEGKRGFVLTLSTREQHIRREKATSNICTNSGLCALAFSVHMTLLGEKGLRSLAAENHRLACIAADRLAAVPGVTLLNEHFFNEFTLKVGRDARALVRDLADKGVLAGVSLGRLYPDSEGLDDALLIAVTETTTEEDIDALCDALKEVLS, encoded by the coding sequence ATGCGATATCTGCCGCTGAACGAGGCCGATCGGGCCGCCATGCTTGAAAAGGTCGGGGCCACGACCATCGATGATCTGTTCATCGACGTGCCCGAGGAGGCGCGATTGGACGGGCCGATCCACGGGCTGCCGATGCATGCCAGCGAGATGGCGGTCGAAAAGCATATGCGCCGCCTGTCGAAGAAGAATCTCGCGGCGGCCGATGCGCCCTTCTTCCTCGGCGCGGGCGCTTATCGCCACCATGTACCGGCGAGCGTCGATCACATCATCCAACGCGGCGAATTCCTGACGGCCTATACGCCCTACCAGCCCGAAATCGCGCAGGGCACGCTGCAGATGCTGTTCGAATTCCAGAGCCAGGTCGCGCGGCTCTATGGCTGCGCGGTCGCCAATGCCTCGATGTACGACGGCTCGACCGCCTGTTGGGAAGCGGTGGCGATGGCCAGCCGCATCGCGCGCGGCAAGAAGAGGAAAGTCGTCCTCTCGGGCGCGCTCCACCCGCATTATGCCGAAGTCGTGCGCACCATGGCCAAGTTTACCGACGACGAGATTGCCGGGGCGCCGCCGAGCCTCACCGCGCGTCCCGACGACGATGGCCTGATCGCGCGGATCGATGAGGATACGAGCTGCGTCGTCGTGCAATATCCCGACATTCTCGGGCGCATTCCGGATGTGGCGCGGATCGCGGAGGCGGCGCATGAAAAGGGCGCGCTGCTGATCGTCGTCAACACCGAGCCGGTCGCGCTCGGCGCGATCGAGGCGCCGGGCAACCTTGGCGCCGACATCGTCGTGGGCGAGGGGCAGGCGATCGGTGTCGGCCTCCAGTTCGGCGGGCCCTATTTGGGGCTGTTCGCGGTGCGCGATGAAAAACATGTCCGCATGATGCCGGGGCGCCTGTGCGGCGAGACGGTTGATGCGGAAGGCAAGCGCGGCTTCGTGCTCACCTTGTCGACGCGCGAACAGCATATTCGCCGCGAAAAGGCGACCAGCAACATCTGCACCAATTCGGGGCTGTGCGCGCTGGCCTTCAGCGTCCACATGACGCTGCTTGGCGAGAAGGGCCTGCGCAGCCTTGCGGCGGAAAATCATCGACTCGCCTGCATCGCCGCCGACAGGCTGGCCGCAGTGCCGGGCGTCACGCTCCTCAACGAGCATTTCTTCAACGAATTCACGTTGAAGGTCGGGCGCGATGCGCGCGCACTGGTGCGCGATCTGGCCGACAAGGGCGTGCTGGCGGGCGTGTCGCTCGGGCGGCTCTACCCCGACAGCGAAGGGCTCGACGATGCCCTGCTCATCGCGGTCACCGAAACCACCACCGAGGAAGATATCGACGCCCTGTGCGATGCGTTGAAGGAGGTGCTGTCATGA
- the gcvH gene encoding glycine cleavage system protein GcvH, with amino-acid sequence MTLYYTKEHEWLRVEGDVATVGISNHAQEALGDIVFAEVPEAGREVAKGDDAAVVESVKAASDVYAPVSGEVVEGNAALDGDPALVNSDPEGEGWFFKIKLSDPSELEGLMDEAAYKEFLGTL; translated from the coding sequence ATGACCCTCTATTACACCAAGGAACATGAGTGGCTGCGCGTCGAGGGCGACGTCGCTACCGTCGGCATTTCGAACCACGCGCAGGAAGCGCTCGGCGATATCGTCTTTGCCGAAGTACCCGAGGCCGGTCGCGAGGTTGCCAAGGGCGATGATGCCGCCGTGGTCGAGAGCGTGAAGGCGGCGAGCGATGTCTACGCCCCCGTGTCGGGCGAGGTGGTCGAGGGCAATGCGGCGCTCGACGGCGACCCCGCGCTCGTCAACTCCGACCCCGAGGGCGAGGGTTGGTTCTTCAAAATCAAGCTGTCGGACCCGAGCGAACTCGAAGGGTTGATGGACGAGGCCGCCTATAAGGAATTTCTCGGCACCCTCTAG